The Schizosaccharomyces pombe strain 972h- genome assembly, chromosome: I genome contains a region encoding:
- the atp25 gene encoding ATP synthase complex assembly protein atp25: MPTYRFNYLRFNKLCVSFFRSKFDKRPFASQKFPENLVPDNSSNDANSQPEEVSSKKPWYVDEKHNLFPKKAHFDAVALPPIPKGAPNFLADVLNLLKKKYYATDLSFVNSPADSFWCDSDLILLASCNCGSEVVSATNGLLRLLKQKNVGPVNVDGLTSASRRKILERRMRKRSNLSNRQLNTSENNWTCLSIENFGISIHVITKNFREYYKLDNIEHVKDETLYSDLEHGKQSRVSLTSKSTPDNSLPPNFINNHSNVFRRSFHTCNFSLKSAASLYCDTQDILLNVNSQNLTSTLEKYKKMHLQNPNNFSLDFTLSIFERLRKDSSLQLTTKDINTLFSTIALSPTKLSMASKHSKNLVSERMLYLSLMYKSLVDLKTIDSFSLKLLFLKFMICSCMVKGESNFFLDNRIFLLERIMNRYGIPMTIDTFLLMQFILAKSNRWSEVWRRWDNLRKAGVVFNERLYNHVYLLAFESKNERVINYVLTNIFEDMVSQSPPIPASKLMATSLKKCVQSLPEKYAHSFPSVRNYIAKMENSMTH, from the coding sequence atgccCACATATCGCTTTAATTATCTACGTTTCAACAAACTATgtgtttccttttttcgAAGCAAATTTGACAAACGACCTTTCGCTTCTCAAAAGTTTCCTGAAAATTTAGTTCCTGATAATTCAAGTAATGACGCTAATTCGCAACCAGAGGAAGTCTCAAGCAAAAAACCATGGTATGTGGATGAAAAACATAATCTATTTCCTAAAAAAGCGCATTTCGATGCGGTTGCGCTGCCACCTATTCCAAAAGGTGCTCCAAACTTTTTAGCTGATGTGTTAAACCTTCTTAAAAAGAAGTATTATGCCACTGATCTCAGTTTTGTTAACTCACCCGCCGATTCTTTTTGGTGTGATTCAGATCTTATTTTACTAGCTTCTTGCAACTGTGGATCTGAAGTTGTATCCGCTACTAATGGCTTACTTCGccttttaaaacaaaaaaacgTTGGACCGGTGAACGTAGATGGCCTTACTAGTGCATCTCggagaaaaattttagaacGGAGAATGAGGAAACGTTCCAATTTGTCAAACCGACAATTAAACACGTCTGAAAATAATTGGACATGTCTCAGTATCGAAAACTTCGGCATAAGCATTCATgtaattacaaaaaattttagggAATACTATAAACTGGACAATATTGAACATGTTAAGGATGAAACTTTGTATTCTGATCTCGAACATGGCAAACAATCTAGGGTCTCACTCACTAGTAAATCTACACCTGATAATTCTTTACCtccaaattttattaataaccACTCGAACGTATTTCGGAGAAGTTTCCATACTTGtaacttttctttaaaaagtgCCGCATCCCTTTATTGCGATACCCAGGATATCTTGTTAAACGTCAATTCACAAAATCTGACGAGTACTTTGGAAAAATATAAGAAAATGCATCTCCAAAATcctaataatttttctttggattttactctttcaatttttgagcGACTTCGAAAAGATTCTTCTTTGCAACTGACTACAAAGGATATCAATACGCTTTTCAGTACTATAGCTTTGTCTCCAACAAAGTTGAGTATGGCTTCTAAACActctaaaaatttggttaGTGAGCGGATGTTGTATCTTTCACTAATGTATAAATCTTTAGTCGATCTAAAAACCATCGATTCATTTTCACTAaaactactttttttaaaatttatgatATGCTCTTGTATGGTTAAAGGGGAGTCAAACTTCTTTCTCGACAACCGcatatttcttttggaaaGGATTATGAACCGTTATGGAATACCCATGACTATTGACACGTTTCTACTCATGCAATTTATATTGGCAAAAAGCAATCGTTGGAGCGAAGTTTGGCGTCGTTGGGATAATCTTAGAAAGGCTGGTGTTGTTTTCAATGAACGTTTATACAATCACGTATACCTTTTGGCCTTcgaaagtaaaaatgagCGTGTCATAAATTATGTACTTACCAACATTTTTGAGGATATGGTTAGCCAGTCACCCCCCATTCCAGCTAGTAAATTAATGGCGacatctttaaaaaaatgtgttCAAAGCTTACCCGAAAAGTATGCACATTCGTTTCCATCAGTGCGAAATTATATTGcaaaaatggaaaactCAATGACGCATTGA
- the dbp10 gene encoding ATP-dependent RNA helicase Dbp10, which produces MSGFQTSDEVDISNSLKAFPVDIATDNQKDKHENVGENVSDEDDGNYIASKLLESNRRTKGKKGNGKASNFQSMGLNQTLLRAIFKKGFKAPTPIQRKTIPLLLEGRDVVGMARTGSGKTAAFVIPMIEHLKSTLANSNTRALILSPNRELALQTVKVVKDFSKGTDLRSVAIVGGVSLEEQFSLLSGKPDIVVATPGRFLHLKVEMKLELSSIEYVVFDEADRLFEMGFAAQLTEILHALPTSRQTLLFSATLPRTLVDFAKAGLQDPVLVRLDVESKVSADLQSAFFSVKTAEREAALLCILQDIIKLPLKDNVRPREIGNVNNPKKRKRALELALKGSESGSPDSTLVFVPTKHHVEYVSELLVQAGYSVSKIYGSLDQEARLNEINNFRLGKTNLLVVTDVASRGIDIPLLANVINYDFPPQPKVFVHRVGRTARAGRTGWAYSLVRAEDAGYLLDLQLFLNRPLVTSSKQVKTDSDCDFTKQIVLGSLPQELVAELLEWVQRIVSRDVELQQLSNVAARGEKLYFRTRATCSAESAKRAKELVDSKGWSSNNPLFGDVSVIEAEEKYAELLSKVSSYRPSETVFEIGQRGHLKTEAAEIMRKRRNKVKPKGIKSEVASDKITDSSPGNMSEASESELEEVFKNPKELSKKKTTDFKDKEYYMSHYAPKESIQETGYAINSGENFTTAARHAILDLTNDEGIEQSRKGGQRWDPKKKKFVNIINDEDGSKGSPKIIRGESGVKLPATYRSGRFDEWKASKAFGANDSPIRENKRYKHNKLQTPKPADKFRDNYHKQNKRNREAKERGIGIKVNSELKSAVEIRKARELKEKRLAKNNRPSKKHR; this is translated from the exons ATGTCCGGATTCCAGACGTCCGACGAGGTCGATAtatcaaattctttaaaagcttttccTGTTGATATTGCTACTGATAATCAAAAAGATAAGCACGAAAATGTTGGTGAAAATGTGAGCGATGAAGATGATGGTAATTATATTGCCTCGAAGCTTTTGGAGTCTAACAGGAGGACGAAGGGAAAAAAGGGGAATGGAAAGGCTTCTAATTTCCAATCGATGG GATTGAATCAAACTTTACTTCGAGCAATATTTAAGAAGGGTTTTAAAGCTCCTACGCCGATTCAGCGCAAAACGATTCCCCTTTTATTGGAAGGTCGTGATGTTGTAGGTATGGCACGTACTGGATCAGGTAAAACTGCAGCTTTTGTTATACCTATGATTGAGCATTTGAAGTCCACTCTAGCAAACTCTAATACTCGCGCCTTAATTCTCTCGCCAAATCGAGAACTTGCTCTTCAGACTGTGAAAGTCGTCAAAGACTTTTCTAAAGGTACGGATCTTCGATCTGTCGCTATCGTCGGTGGCGTCAGTCTAGAGGAGCAATTTAGTTTGCTATCCGGAAAACCCGATATTGTGGTCGCAACTCCTGGAAGATTTCTACATTTAAAGGTGGAAATGAAATTGGAGTTGAGTTCAATCGAGTATGTCGTTTTCGATGAGGCCGATAGACTTTTTGAAATGGGTTTTGCTGCTCAATTGACAGAGATTTTACATGCTTTGCCGACTTCTCGTCAAACTCTTCTCTTCTCTGCCACACTTCCACGTACTCTTGTTGATTTTGCAAAGGCTGGACTTCAAGACCCGGTTCTTGTACGCCTTGATGTAGAATCCAAGGTTTCCGCGGATCTACAAAGTgcctttttttctgttaaAACCGCTGAACGCGAAGCTGCTCTCTTATGTATACTACAAGATATCATTAAGCTTCCTCTAAAAGATAACGTGCGCCCAAGAGAAATAGGAAATGTCAATAATCcgaagaaaagaaaacgtGCATTAGAATTAGCGCTTAAAGGAAGTGAATCTGGATCACCAGATTCTACTCTAGTATTTGTTCCTACAAAACATCATGTCGAGTATGTTTCTGAGTTACTTGTTCAAGCAGGATATTcggtttcaaaaatttacgGGTCTTTGGACCAAGAAGCGCGTCtcaatgaaattaataattttcgacttggaaaaacaaatttactAGTCGTTACAGACGTAGCTTCTCGTGGTATTGACATCCCATTACTTGCTAATGTTATTAATTATGATTTCCCTCCTCaaccaaaagtttttgttcACCGTGTAGGACGTACAGCTCGAGCAGGACGCACTGGCTGGGCGTATTCATTGGTTAGAGCAGAAGATGCTGGTTATTTATTAGACTTAcaactatttttaaacCGACCTTTAGTTACATCCTCGAAGCAGGTTAAAACTGACTCGGATTGtgattttacaaaacaGATTGTTTTGGGATCATTACCCCAAGAACTTGTTGCTGAGCTACTAGAATGGGTACAAAGAATAGTTTCGAGAGACGTTGAGCTACAGCAACTTTCCAACGTTGCTGCAAGGGGTGAGAAACTATATTTTCGCACAAGAGCTACTTGTAGTGCTGAGAGTGCTAAAAGAGCTAAGGAATTGGTTGATAGCAAGGGCTGGAGTTCCAACAATCCATTATTTGGAGATGTATCGGTAATTGAGGCCGAGGAGAAATATGCTGAATtgctttcaaaagtttcttCTTATCGGCCATCAGAAACAGTATTTGAAATCGGTCAGCGTGGTCACTTAAAGACAGAAGCTGCAGAAATCATGcggaaaagaagaaacaaagTAAAACCAAAAGGAATAAAATCTGAAGTTGCATCTGATAAAATCACTGACAGTTCTCCTGGTAATATGTCAGAAGCTTCAGAGTCAGAGCTTGAAGAGgtatttaaaaatcctAAGGAgttatcaaaaaagaagacaactgattttaaagataaaGAGTATTATATGTCTCATTACGCTCCAAAGGAATCTATTCAAGAAACTGGCTATGCTATAAATTCTGGTGAAAATTTTACTACCGCAGCTCGTCATGCTATTCTCGATTTAACAAATGACGAAGGAATTGAACAATCAAGGAAGGGGGGACAACGTTGGGAtccaaagaaaaagaaatttgttaatataaTTAACGACGAAGACGGGTCCAAAGGGTCTCCCAAGATAATTCGTGGCGAAAGCGGCGTGAAATTGCCTGCAACATATCGTAGTGGTCGTTTTGATGAATGGAAAGCATCTAAAGCATTCGGTGCCAACGATTCTCCTATACGGGAAAATAAGCGATATAAACATAATAAGTTACAGACTCCAAAACCAGCTGATAAGTTCCGTGATAACTATcacaaacaaaataaacGTAATAGAGAGGCTAAAGAAAGAGGAATAGGTATTAAGGTGAACAGTGAGCTTAAATCAGCTGTTGAAATTAGAAAGGCGCGTGAGCTCAAAGAGAAACGACTTGCCAAAAACAATCGGCCGTCAAAAAAGCATCgataa
- the mrp20 gene encoding mitochondrial 54S ribosomal protein uL23m — translation MSKIAGKRLVYFPNITFTLCRGLNLQPKFAVFRVPLHVNKFDVRDYLQHVYNLKVVSVKSRIYQGKLFRNQLGQVKRPQSEKRVIVEMEEPFVYPNAPNDLKDWQEGELLPDGSNVKTLSRYPKVLEQVDMKRVNEELSKLQDKQILESQQKIARLLKKKY, via the coding sequence ATGAGTAAAATTGCTGGGAAAAGATTAGTGTACTTTCCAAATATAACGTTCACGTTATGCAGAGGACTAAATCTTCAACCTAAATTTGCAGTATTTCGCGTACCTCTTCATGTTAACAAGTTTGATGTTCGCGATTATTTGCAACATGTGTACAATTTAAAAGTCGTATCAGTTAAGTCAAGAATTTATCAGGGCAAACTTTTTAGAAATCAACTAGGACAGGTTAAGAGACCACAATCTGAAAAACGCGTCATCGTTGAGATGGAAGAACCTTTCGTTTACCCAAATGCCCCAAATGATTTGAAAGATTGGCAGGAGGGTGAATTACTTCCTGATGGTTCTAATGTGAAAACCCTGAGCAGGTATCCAAAGGTCCTTGAACAAGTTGACATGAAACGGGTGAACGAAGAGTTAAGTAAGTTACAAGATAAGCAGATACTCGAATCACAACAGAAAATCGCTAgacttttaaagaaaaagtattag
- the apm4 gene encoding AP-2 adaptor complex subunit Apm4, with translation MISGLFIFNLKGDTLICKTFRHDLKKSVTEIFRVAILTNTDYRHPIVSIGSSTYIYTKHEDLYVVAITKGNPNVMIVLEFLESLIQDLTHYFGKLNENTVKDNVSFIFELLDEMIDYGIIQTTEPDALARSVSITAVKKKGNALSLKRSHSSQLAHTTSSEIPGSVPWRRAGIKYRKNSIYIDIVERMNLLISSTGNVLRSDVSGVVKMRAMLSGMPECQFGLNDKLDFKLKQSESKSKSNNSRNPSSVNGGFVILEDCQFHQCVRLPEFENEHRITFIPPDGEVELMSYRSHENINIPFRIVPIVEQLSKQKIIYRISIRADYPHKLSSSLNFRIPVPTNVVKANPRVNRGKAGYEPSENIINWKIPRFLGETELIFYAEVELSNTTNQQIWAKPPISLDFNILMFTSSGLHVQYLRVSEPSNSKYKSIKWVRYSTRAGTCEIRI, from the exons ATGATTTCG ggattgtttatttttaaccTGAAAGGTGACACGCTCATTTGCAAGACTTTTCGGCATGATTTAAA GAAATCAGTAACTGAAATTTTTCGCGTTGCTATTCTAACAAATACTGATTATCGGCACCCAATTGTCAGTATTGGATCAAGTACTTACATTTACACGAAACACGAGGATCTTTACGTGGTTGCCATTACCAAAGGAAATCCAAATGTTATGAttgttttggaatttttggAGAGTCTAATTCAAGATTTGACACATTATTTTGGGAAACTGAATGAAAATACAGTCAAAGACAATGTCTCCTTTATTTTCGAGTTGCTGGATGAAATGATAGACTATGGTATCATTCAGACTACTGAACCTGACGCACTTGCAAGATCTGTCAGCATAACAGCtgtcaaaaagaaaggcaATGCACTGTCCTTGAAAAGGTCTCATTCCTCTCAGTTGGCACACACCACTTCCTCTGAAATACCAGGGTCTGTACCATGGCGTAGAGCTGGCATTAagtatagaaaaaatagtatCTACATTGATATTGTTGAAAGAATGAATTTACTTATTAGCTCTACTGGAAATGTGCTACGCTCAGATGTTTCTGGTGTCGTGAAAATGCGTGCAATGCTTTCTGGAATGCCTGAATGTCAGTTTGGGCTAAATGATAAGcttgattttaaattaaaacaatcaGAAAGCAAGTCTAAATCAAATAACTCTAGAAATCCGTCCTCAGTTAACGGAGGATTTGTCATTTTAGAAGATTGCCAGTTTCATCAATGTGTTAGATTGCcggaatttgaaaatgaacaCAGAATTACTTTCATTCCGCCGGATGGTGAGGTTGAATTAATGAGTTATCGTTCACATGAAAACATAAATATTCCTTTTAGAATTGTTCCTATTGTCGAACAGTTGtcgaaacaaaaaattatttatcgTATCAGTATACGAGCAGACTATCCACACAaactttcttcttctttgaaCTTTCGGATACCGGTTCCCACAAATGTGGTAAAAGCTAATCCTCGTGTAAATCGAGGAAAGGCAGGGTACGAGCCCtctgaaaatattatcaaTTGGAAAATTCCCCGGTTTTTAGGCGAAACTgaacttattttttacgCTGAGGTAGAGTTATCTAATACAACTAACCAGCAAATATGGGCGAAGCCTCCAATATCCTTAGATTTCAATATTCTTATGTTTACCAGCTCCGGTCTACATGTGCAATACTTAAGGGTCAGTGAACCTTCTAATAGCAAATACAAAAGTATTAAATGGGTAAGGTACTCAACTAGGGCTGGAACTTGCGAGATACGCATTTAA
- a CDS encoding Ran GTPase binding protein, which translates to MDQVLSKVTTTAATYATAYAVRTGLQLAGSLVAKRFSKYIQTSAPKSSQFNLELVKSRLEQKIQAITPAVDLIQLVAARGNSSLQNLVPLIIRLRDHIDDFLEFIDYEASGSEKKSPEKADEASEKIFRRCEVLLREIEETIPLINLSLTTAGITLNTALSNTISPSRLLQAQCFLELSDKRFEESHTEIQIGPKFTVVLYTSFSQPSKSDGPLDVRWQETFAKSDLYIKRVVSASQKFSYVICIDEDLNDGRYHEETVGKPTSAPVFGKKLEISLQRMSLLCYTVSGRLLNISQAKSPVLALQLTSIKDVSALDKAHQDNSEDLNNPFIKNNDKTKFHQNIDWIALEKYFEVNALDISDSESEDLSDILSDSEFSIGNRNKNIGNNEYSAQISSDPAEEEIANAMHSLKLEPETSIYLTNPGSLSLLEYLLRLCSLQELHQISCLEMTDSQLAAMLNSN; encoded by the exons ATGGACCAAGTTTTATCGAAGGTTACAACTACTGCAGCAACATATGCAACAGCTTATGCTGTTAGAACTGGACTTCAATTGGCTGGTTCCCTAGTTGCTAAACGATTCTCTAAATACATACAA ACGTCTGCTCCAAAGTCCTCTCAGTTTAACTTGGAGTTGGTAAAGTCGCGTTTAGAGCAAAAAATACAG GCTATTACACCAGCCGTAGATTTAATTCAACTTGT TGCTGCGCGTGGAAATTCAAGTCTTCAGAATTTAGTTCCCTTGATCATCAGGCTACGAGACCATATTGATGATTTTCTAGAGTTTATTGATTATGAAGCATCTGGCtcagaaaagaaaagccCTGAAAAGGCGGATGAAGCTTcggaaaaaattttccgCCGTTGTGAAGTATTACTAAGAGAAATTGAGGAG ACTATTCCTCTAATTAACCTATCATTGACAACGGCGGGCATAACCCTTAACACAGCTTTAAGCAATACTATTTCGCCATCCAGACTCCTTCAAGCTCAAtgttttttggaattgtCTGATAAGAGGTTCGAAGAAAGTCATACTGAGATTCAAATAGGTCCTAAATTCACCGTTGTGTTGTATACCTCGTTTTCTCAACCTTCCAAATCGGATGGGCCACTGGATGTCCGATGGCAAGAGACATTTGCAAAGTCCGATCTGTATATTAAACGCGTCGTATCTGCGTCGCAAAAGTTTTCTTACGTGATCTGTATAGATGAGGATTTGAATGATGGAAGATATCACGAAGAAACAGTTGGTAAACCGACGTCTGCGCCAGTTTTTGGGAAAAAACTTGAAATAAGTTTACAAAGGATGTCTTTACTTTGTTATACTGTTTCTGGTAGACTGCTTAATATTTCACAAGCTAAATCTCCTGTTCTTGCATTGCAGCTAACATCTATAAAAGACGTATCTGCTTTAGATAAAGCGCATCAGGATAATTCGgaagatttaaataatccgtttattaaaaataacgaTAAAACTaagtttcatcaaaatattGACTGGATAGCTTTAGAGAAATATTTCGAAGTCAATGCATTGGATATTTCAGATTCAGAAAGTGAAGATTTGTCCGACATATTAAGTGATTCTGAATTCTCAATAGGAAacagaaacaaaaatattggaaATAATGAATATAGTGCTCAAATATCATCGGATCCTGCAGAAGAGGAGATAGCTAACGCAATGCACTCTCTAAAGCTTGAACCCGAGACATCCATATATCTGACTAACCCAGGCAGCCTTTCGTTATTGGAATACCTTCTTCGTCTCTGTTCATTGCAAGAACTTCACCAGATTTCTTGTCTTGAAATGACTGATTCTCAGTTGGCTGCGATGTTGAATAGTAACTAA
- the cuf1 gene encoding Cu-sensing transcription factor Cuf1, whose protein sequence is MVVINNVKMACMKCIRGHRSSTCKHNDRELFPIRPKGRPISQCEKCRIARITRHLHVKCTCNSRKKGSKCSTSSTTDLDSSSASNSSCSIPSSISEKLLPRDNVKTHCPKRSASCCGKKPDVMPLKINLESQTDFMGMPLQSQRPHSESYRMLPEPEKFKSEYGYPSQFLPIEKLTSNVAYPPNYNNYLKSPYQQPTNFPPEIQYNYSHSPQHSIQEAEEAAVYGPPVYRSGYQILYNNNTDSIAAAAATHDLYPQPDVPLTFAMLADGNYVPLPSSTNTYGPSNSYGYEININESTNHVDSSYLPHPIQLSNYFTLPSSCAQADAACQCGDNCECLGCLTHPNNATTLAALNHISALEKETISHTDLHHTFKHEVNSSNNYELTNDELAASSPLYTSSSVPPSHITTGST, encoded by the coding sequence ATGGTTGTAATCAATAACGTTAAAATGGCATGCATGAAGTGCATTCGTGGGCATCGCTCTAGCACCTGCAAACATAATGACCGTGAACTCTTTCCTATTAGACCTAAAGGTCGTCCCATCAGTCAATGTGAAAAATGTAGAATCGCTAGAATTACTAGGCATTTACACGTGAAGTGTACCTGTAATAGCAGAAAAAAGGGTTCCAAATGTTCTACCTCGAGTACAACTGATTTAGATTCTTCATCTGCTTCCAACTCATCTTGTTCTATCCCATCCTCTATATCTGAAAAACTGTTACCGCGCGACAACGTTAAAACGCATTGTCCAAAAAGGAGTGCTTCGTGCTGTGGTAAAAAACCTGATGTGATGCCTCTTAAAATAAACCTTGAGTCTCAAACTGACTTTATGGGTATGCCACTTCAGTCTCAAAGACCACATTCGGAATCCTATCGTATGCTTCCTGAACCAGAAAAGTTCAAGTCTGAGTACGGGTATCCATCCCAGTTTTTGCCAATTGAAAAGTTAACTTCGAATGTCGCTTACCCTCCTAactataataattatttaaaatctcCTTACCAGCAGCCGACCAATTTCCCTCCTGAAATTCAGTATAATTATTCTCATTCTCCCCAACATAGTATTCAGGAAGCGGAAGAAGCAGCGGTTTATGGTCCTCCTGTTTATCGTAGTGGATATCAAATTCTTTACAACAACAACACTGATTCTATagctgctgctgctgctaCGCATGATTTATACCCACAGCCGGATGTTCCTTTGACTTTCGCTATGCTGGCAGATGGAAATTATGTACCTTTACCATCATCAACTAATACATATGGACCCTCTAATTCCTATGGGTACGAGATTAACATAAATGAGAGCACTAATCATGTCGACTCATCGTATCTGCCACATCCAATCCAGCTttctaattattttactcTCCCCTCTAGTTGTGCACAGGCTGATGCTGCTTGTCAATGCGGTGATAATTGTGAATGCTTAGGTTGTCTTACTCATCCAAACAATGCAACTACATTAGCCGCTTTAAATCATATTTCAGCTTTAGAAAAGGAAACCATAAGTCATACTGATCTCCATCATACTTTCAAGCACGAAGTTAATTCTAGCAATAATTATGAACTTACAAACGATGAATTAGCAGCATCCTCTCCATTATATACCTCAAGCAGTGTTCCTCCTTCTCATATTACAACAGGTTCAacatga
- the rod1 gene encoding arrestin/PY protein 1 has protein sequence MNILSRKENVASYFDIRVAAEHDLIVIQGLADSAEPTPLSGSVVLCLNEAISVKAISLKLVGKCRISWSEPSPTVRGGQRHNKQEYVVYEKNWIFVPYTGANRTLRAGNYEYPFHVMLPGDIAESVEGLQSCYVVYRLKASIDRTGLASKMVKKKHIRLIRALPADAIEYTQTISVDNTWPNKIEYTISVPTKAYAIGSYIPIHFVLVPLLKRLTIGKISITLKEYITLHVAHGYNGLPASKDEVRTVRSLQTEELEEFSDHYELTKNLELPSSLVECLQDCDLDGIKIRHKLKFSVSLRNPDGHISELRAALPVVLMIPPQLFGDRAEVESLRENFESFNQPLPSYQNSMYDRLYDGLSYSNLDTPLPSGATTPRRRDSMEPTYASNEAHRRQLIAGLTELALQQQPQGRSPNEHSPSNHPEDFPPSFSLGSNPSSGAASAVITRNPSETSLADLSRVPSYKEATRSAVPLESPLQSTLPSYEDVARIEHLSRPPSPGIVTPPQRTSPSFFVSPTESTRQSLDSRRSFEHSTSSSSGISPSHSSASLAHLSQASNPNGSSSAPHRPTSARVGSHRNALDALRRARMLPSGFSRRN, from the coding sequence ATGAATATTCTCTcaaggaaagaaaatgtcGCTTCCTACTTCGATATTCGTGTAGCTGCAGAGCATGATCTTATCGTAATTCAAGGCCTAGCAGACTCGGCAGAACCGACACCACTGTCAGGATCTGTAGTTCTGTGTCTCAATGAAGCCATCAGTGTCAAAGCAATATCTCTAAAACTAGTGGGAAAATGTCGCATCTCCTGGTCAGAACCTTCTCCGACTGTAAGAGGCGGCCAAAGACACAATAAGCAAGAATATGTTGTTTACGAGAAAAACTGGATCTTCGTTCCTTATACGGGTGCCAACCGTACTTTACGTGCTGGAAACTACGAGTATCCGTTTCACGTAATGCTTCCCGGTGATATTGCTGAATCTGTCGAAGGTCTTCAAAGTTGCTATGTTGTTTATCGTCTTAAAGCAAGCATCGATAGAACGGGTTTAGCTAGCAAAATggtgaaaaagaaacacaTCCGTCTTATTCGAGCATTGCCTGCGGATGCCATTGAATATACTCAAACCATTAGCGTTGATAATACTTGGCCAAACAAAATTGAGTATACCATCAGCGTTCCAACAAAAGCCTATGCAATTGGGTCATATATTCCCATTCATTTTGTATTAGTTCCGTTGCTGAAGAGGCTAACTATTGGAAAAATCAGTATAACCTTGAAAGAATACATCACGTTGCATGTCGCTCATGGATATAACGGTTTACCGGCATCGAAAGATGAAGTCAGGACCGTTCGTTCTCTTCAAACCGAAGAATTGGAGGAGTTTTCCGATCACTATGAACTTACAAAGAACTTGGAACTACCAAGTTCTCTTGTGGAATGTCTTCAGGATTGTGATTTGGATGGAATTAAAATACGTCACAAATTAAAGTTTTCCGTTTCCCTAAGAAATCCTGATGGCCATATATCAGAATTAAGAGCTGCATTACCTGTAGTCTTGATGATACCTCCTCAATTATTTGGCGATCGTGCCGAAGTAGAGTCGTTACGCgagaattttgaaagttttaATCAGCCTTTACCTAGCTATCAAAACAGCATGTATGATCGTCTTTACGATGGTTTGAGCTATTCCAACCTTGATACACCTCTCCCTAGTGGCGCAACTACACCAAGGCGACGCGATTCTATGGAGCCCACCTATGCTTCTAATGAAGCTCATAGGCGACAACTCATTGCTGGTTTGACAGAGTTGGCTCTACAACAACAACCGCAAGGAAGGAGCCCCAACGAACATTCACCGTCAAATCATCCTGAAGATTTCCCGCCTTCTTTCAGTTTAGGCTCTAATCCATCCAGTGGAGCTGCCTCTGCTGTAATTACTAGAAACCCTTCAGAAACTAGTTTGGCAGATCTGAGCAGAGTCCCTTCTTATAAGGAAGCAACAAGATCAGCCGTTCCATTAGAATCACCCTTACAATCAACATTACCTAGTTATGAAGATGTTGCACGAATTGAGCACCTTTCACGTCCTCCATCACCTGGTATCGTTACTCCACCACAACGTACATctccttcattttttgtttctccAACTGAAAGTACACGACAATCCTTGGATAGTCGTAGGTCATTCGAACACTCCacatcttcttcttcgGGTATAAGCCCATCTCACAGTAGTGCTTCTTTAGCTCATCTTTCTCAAGCCTCCAATCCAAATGGATCGTCTTCTGCCCCGCATAGGCCCACATCAGCTCGTGTAGGAAGTCACCGAAACGCACTAGACGCTTTAAGACGGGCGCGTATGCTTCCATCTGGATTttcaagaagaaattga
- the sft1 gene encoding SNARE protein Sft1: protein MNDQNERRLETLSGQVSSLKNVTYDIYSRANDYTRIDRATESFSGLSNSVKKSTENFFRVVRSAGRRRIMTMVLAIVGSILIIYYASKWFF from the exons ATGAATGATCAAAATGAGCGGCGTTTGGAAACTCTGTCTGGGCAGgtttcttctttgaaaaaCGTAACCTACGATATTTATTCCCGTGCCAATGACTATACTCGAATTGATCGGGCT ACTGAAAGCTTTTCAGGACTTTCAAATtctgttaaaaaatccaCCGAAAATTTCTTCCGTGTGGTTCGAAGTGCCGGACGACGAAGAATCATGACAATGGTGCTGGCAATCGTAGGGAGTATACTAATAATCTACTATGCATCCAAATGGTTTTTTTAA